The Gambusia affinis linkage group LG05, SWU_Gaff_1.0, whole genome shotgun sequence region AGTGGAGTAAAGGCGGAAATACAACACAGCACAACTGACAGCTAACTACcggtaaaacattttttcataaaaatcaacttgctttaaaaataaaatacagctgtgTTTGGAAAAAAGTTTGCTTACATTTGAAGTCTTGGGGCTATCTTGACTTCTCACAGTAAGATACGaataaaaccactttttttgcaactcttttaatagttttatcAATATTCTGAAAGAGTGAAAAAATTTTGGaacatatataaaatacaaGTTTACATCAACTCAAAGTCATTCAGCACACAACTCCATCATTATATCCATATAGTCTATCACTCTGTAGTTCATTTAACTGCCAggtattttgttgtaaaaaaactaaatacttttgATGTCAATGTAGTTTGTGGAGGATGTTGTGTATTTTGCACTTGTataatataacaaataaaaacagaggcGAAGAGTTCCACCCCTGACAGGTCACAGTCCCTGATGGTCCTGCTGGGAACCTGAGAGTCAGCAGTGTTATAAAACTGGTTAGATGAGAAGTGAAGGGGTGGGTTTCTTCCCCGGCCAAGCTTCTTTGGCATACTTCTTTTTTCGTGGCTCGTTGACGGTCTCTGGTAGGTAAGGGGCTGTCACTGGTGTGGGGTTGAGTGTGATCGGGGGCTGAGGAGCCTCTGGGGCCAGATCTACCTCAGGCGCTGGGTTGGGGAAGGGCAGAGGAAGCCCACCCTGCATAGCAGCACCTCCTGGAGCTCCTGTTGGCTTGTTCTCGTGGCTGGTTGGAGGCAAGTCCCCGTACAGACCTCCACCCAAGCTGTAGCCGTGAATGCGCTTGGAAGCCAAGTCATCCAGACCCAGAGTATTTTGGCTGTCAGATCTCCGCTTCTGCAAGaggaatgaaaaaacaaaagcttcacAAGCCATAGAGAAGACTAGCAGTGTATTAGCCAAACTAAGTTGCTTTGTAGCAAATTTTCTTTAGCTGagagaatcattttaaatgcagtCAAGAATTACCTTCATGGGGATGACAGCTGTCTGCACCATATTTCTAAAGCGCCCGACTGAGGGGTCTATATCTTCtgtaagaatgaaaaaaaaaaaaaaaaaaaaaaattgttacacTTCAGTGCACAGACAAAAAGACTTATTTGGGTATTTAATGATCAGGCTGTCAGTGATTAAATAGTAATGTAACAAAAAGTTGAGTTTGCTATATTGATTCAAAATCCAGCTCTCTGATGGGGAgtctgctaaaataaataataaatattttattctccAAGTTTAGGGGACAAAgattctttaaataaagtttttactcTTGCACTTTGTTGATTTTCAGTCTCATGTGATCACTCTCTGACAGACTACACAGAACCCAGAGAAATTTTGATTAAAGTATCTTTAACAAAGTAgttcaattaattattttcacgCTGAgtcaagaaaaactaaaaagctTAACTATTCCCACAAACATCAGTCTCCAAACATTAAATTTACCTGGATTAATAATGGAGTCTTCTTCACTGAAAGTAACTCTGGAGTTCTTGCGTTTCCTCTTTGGCCTCTGGATTTCCAGGTTGCCTTCCTCGATTGTCAGGATGGAGATGCGTTTGTTGTGAGCCGTGTTAAACTCTGTCAGGTTCtagaaattacaagaaaaaaattaagtgatTACTAGGTCAAGaacagtatttttaaattacactcCTCTGGACTGGATATTACCACCAAACATGAATAACCTCAAAGTGAAATACTTagtaaatggaaacatttacaaaaaaaattatcataacTAAAAcctacaataataataatgtttaataaTACAGTAATAACATACCTCCAGCTCTGTCTCTTCTTCTGGAAGTCCAAGCAGTCCTTTGAGCTCCTCTTCATCCCCCAACTTGCTGTCTCCTGTGCCAGCAGTGCCTTGGGTTTGGGGTTTCTCTCTAATGGTGTAAGTCCGTGTCGACGCCCCAAAAGATATGGTAGAGTCTATGGGAACCTGCTGAGGCTTGTGGGGTTCAAGGCGAATGTGGCCAAGAAAAGTACCGTGTGCtggaataaaaatgtctaaTGTTAGGAAACCTTGAAAGCTGATGAAAGATATTTTAATGACATTATATTACACAGAAACATATCAAGTTTATATTGATGTTTTCTAACATCAAGTTAGAAAGTTAGTTTTCTAACTTCAGGCCATTTACAAGTCTAAATCGATGTTAACCAAGAGATGCACTGATGCACTAGCTGCAAAAAGCTAAAATAGCCAGatctttttctgatcagtgaatgcaccatgCTGGCATAATGGCCCTTTTCTATTACAAAATTGGTTCCTAAACTTTGCAGCTTCTGACCcactaaataaatatgtaagacCCAAATTCTTGGATGCATCAACTACTGGGCAAAGGCTGTTAATCCTTTTGTTCATGTAATatctcactttttttgttttacatttttactaatATCTCAAAGCTTTGTATCacaatgttgtttttgagaATTGTGTGGATAGATTAGAGGAAAAATTTTGTATCCATATTCAGTGATTAATGTGGATGAAGTGAAACATGGTGAAAACTCTTCAAATACACTATACACACACTTAtcttacaaaagaaaatcacactAATCACTGATAtagcaaagaaaacatgacaagtatataataatttttcctgtatgtatgtatgtatgtatgtataaatACTTGTAAAATCCAGTTTAAATGCTGAGTTACATAAGACACTCAGATATTTCCTGCACACAATGTTTGACTCCTGTGTGTTTGGTTctgataaataattaatgatcCTTCACAACAGAGAGGCTACAGTTACAATGAACGCATGAATGATTTAATGATCCAATATACGACTCTAAATCAGAGGGgtttctttgtttcaaatgtaaGATGGACACAACTATTATACATTTTGAATGAGTATTTCAAAATCTTATAATATGGTGCATGTTGCATTTGTCTATAATATCTAAACATGTAAAAGAAGTATGCTATAATTCTTTTTAATTGGATTGTATTTGTCCAAATTACTGGGTTGTCTTtagaaaatcagtttcttttgtttttctttttttatgtattaatttttatttcaggttaaGGAAGGTTACATTTTGAATTCACCCAGACATTAGACATAGTTATTTCTAAGTTCTTGAGAAATTTGAGTCCATTAAAATGAGCATCAGCAAATAGGCGCATTTCTAAGAAAACTATGAAGATTATAAAAGGCACAATGTCTAGGCtacaaaatgttattattttaaaacataggGAACCaccaaaatataataaaaatgcaagattGCCAAAACAGTTCCATTAATATACCATATTTCTTGCCCACATTGACTTTGGGGCAATTGTGGTCTTTCTACACAATTAATACCCAAATAATATGATTGTAAAAGATCTCTTACTGCTGTTTAGGTCTATGAGAAAGACcctttttaagtgtttgtgGTAGATTAACGCCGCATGAACCCGAGAGCAGGACTGATGGTCGATGGTGAAGTCGCACCAGTCGGGATTCCTTCCAAACAGGTAAAACTTCTTTTCATCTATGATCAGTTTCTATAAAGAGAAAAAGTCTTTGTGAATAACACACTGAAAGCATGTCTCATCCTGATGTATCTGTGCCTCTGAGTTATAACTCTTCAGTGTTGCTTCCACTGAAGGGCTTAAATCTCATGGCTGATGTTGCTCTCGCACCGTTTGAAGCCGAGCAGCCACAGAGGAACCCCCATCTGGGACACAACAGACTGTCAGACTCGTATCTGGTGCACATTTCTAACATTAAAACGACCACTGCATTGTTAACCTACATCTGTAGAGCTTCACTTACCTCTATCAATTTGTCCCCCTTCATCACGTCCAGATGAAGCCCTGTGGGTGGTTTGCCTGCCCTGCAAGCAAAAGGTTAGAAACCCCAGTGATGATTTACTTTGTCTGAACACTGCAGAAATTATATttaccaaatcaaagacaaaattaatcaagaaaaataataaaattttaactacAATATGTTTAATTTGGTAAACAGGATTCAGCAAATGAAAGACACGATGCATTGATCTTTCTGGCTAATTCATTGCCAACACTTACGGGTTAGCCTGCTAGCTTTAtttaatgctaatgttagcaaaatATGTGATTTCATCTCTAATAAAAGtctcacacacactttaaagttcgttgttttgttggtttgcaACTAGTAATGATCTAAAAACATCGTGCTGCTACTTTGGCGTGTGCATTTGGCTCACCATGATGGACAATCAAAAGGAGGAGGACCGTCTTTGCTTGTTTTACTCGCCATCTTGCTTCAGCGCATTAAAGCCGAGGTGCATCTTGGGAGAACCGTGGTCTATGTTTCTGGGAGTTGTAGTTTTATAATTACATCCGAAACCGACGCTTCTAAGCTACAACTTTTGATTCGAATAAAATATAGTAGACTATATTAATACTTTATTATACACAGCGAGAAAATGCAGGTGTTACAACGGAAATTTAGCATAAATATTCGcacaatacaaaaaatataaaaataataagagacTGTAAAGGCagaatacatttgaaaaataatacaatgtagttattaaaaatagattacTTTAATAACTATTAACATACTCCGAAATGTGCAGCTTAGTACCTTAATTGCCACTTTATGCTTTATCCAAGTGTAGCAAAGTCATATCATGTCAAGTTTATAAactaaagcacatttcagcaatgatgcacttcaaagtgctttacatgacaaaaacatcGTAATGCAGATTAGTGCAGCATAACTAAACTAAGTAATTTCAAGGTTAGAACATATCAAAGAACGTAATTAAAGATTATTGTATGCATGCAATCTGTGTATATTTGtattctttaagaaaaaagtaaaacatctaaaaatgtgaaaaacagcagaaggagGGCAATTgaggattttaatttaattgttattTCACATTATACTTCACagactttaaatgtgttttttttccttggaaATGAACATACTTATAAAAGTATAATTGataaggcaaggcaaggcaactttatttatatagcacctttcagccaaagacaattcaaatTGCTTGttcaaaaaagttaaaaacaacataaacaagaaggaagaggaaaatgaaagttCTGCATCTCTGGTTCCATGCTTTGTAGAACTACCTTTTATTGCAATTACAGGTGCATGTCTTCTGCAATAACTCTCTTAAAAGTTTACACATCTGGAGATAgatacattttctgttcttcGCCACTTAAGAGTGTCCAGATTGCATGAGGAGCATCTGCAAAATTGGTTTTCAGGTCTCCTCCAACATTTTGAATCTTTGGGCTGAAATTTGAGTGTGCagtatgctttgatctaaatacaacaaaatagaaatatgcTAAATTGTTTCTCAGTGGGCAAACACAGGTGTTAGGAGATTCACATATCCTATATTTTACTGATGATCTGAGTCATGCCCCACTCCCCAatcctgtattttaaaaatctgatcttcttattttgttgctggaaacacttttcacatcagacaaaattaaaacagaaataatttcccactaaacaaataa contains the following coding sequences:
- the ppp1r8b gene encoding protein phosphatase 1, regulatory subunit 8b isoform X1 gives rise to the protein MASKTSKDGPPPFDCPSWAGKPPTGLHLDVMKGDKLIEKLIIDEKKFYLFGRNPDWCDFTIDHQSCSRVHAALIYHKHLKRVFLIDLNSTHGTFLGHIRLEPHKPQQVPIDSTISFGASTRTYTIREKPQTQGTAGTGDSKLGDEEELKGLLGLPEEETELENLTEFNTAHNKRISILTIEEGNLEIQRPKRKRKNSRVTFSEEDSIINPEDIDPSVGRFRNMVQTAVIPMKKRRSDSQNTLGLDDLASKRIHGYSLGGGLYGDLPPTSHENKPTGAPGGAAMQGGLPLPFPNPAPEVDLAPEAPQPPITLNPTPVTAPYLPETVNEPRKKKYAKEAWPGKKPTPSLLI
- the ppp1r8b gene encoding protein phosphatase 1, regulatory subunit 8b isoform X2, encoding MGRQTTHRASSGRDEGGQIDRDGGSSVAARLQTKLIIDEKKFYLFGRNPDWCDFTIDHQSCSRVHAALIYHKHLKRVFLIDLNSTHGTFLGHIRLEPHKPQQVPIDSTISFGASTRTYTIREKPQTQGTAGTGDSKLGDEEELKGLLGLPEEETELENLTEFNTAHNKRISILTIEEGNLEIQRPKRKRKNSRVTFSEEDSIINPEDIDPSVGRFRNMVQTAVIPMKKRRSDSQNTLGLDDLASKRIHGYSLGGGLYGDLPPTSHENKPTGAPGGAAMQGGLPLPFPNPAPEVDLAPEAPQPPITLNPTPVTAPYLPETVNEPRKKKYAKEAWPGKKPTPSLLI